A genomic stretch from Podospora pseudoanserina strain CBS 124.78 chromosome 3, whole genome shotgun sequence includes:
- a CDS encoding hypothetical protein (EggNog:ENOG503P16K; COG:J) → MDKILRRVAMAERQVTKRIKRKTQRRYQQEKKERMREIKRHREEIGEDMRQAIIRRNEDLKLGPIAPNRDTGKLNEFGNPYGAISVDRALLHSQLTPAQKEARCAWAGGSKNLCLAPGDRVVILEGPYKGKIVPIKTIRTNTMVLEMEDELKTNVKIPEYLREPGSSPVEPIAMAVPISAVRLVYPLPHPDSGHVRDVIVRELKPINISYDRPTRRTLFSRLVPGLNVTIPWPAVPPVKHIDHPIDTLRIDVEERTYIPTLLRPPMPEVVIDELRNRYSKFRTRHTEEYIAKIQAQEDEKKARRKSVDTMLQPVQEYNRKLRELRRERGQPVLTDEMLEKIGRVIAKNQALRKSGGLVSAQLEQRKKQDEELRKAVESLSIEGGEGIAPVDQPKV, encoded by the exons ATGGACAAGATCCTCCGCCGGGTTGCCATGGCCGAGCGCCAGGTGACAAAACGAATCAAGCGCAAGACCCAGCGCCGGTACcagcaagagaagaaggagcggATGAGGGAGATCAAGAGGCACAGAGAAGAAATCGGCGAGGACATGCGACAGGCCATCATCCGCCGCAACGAGGACCTCAAGTTGGGCCCCATCGCCCCCAACCGTGACACTGGCAAGCTCAACGAATTCGGCAACCCATACGGCGCCATCTCGGTCGACAGAGCTCTCCTCCACTCCCAGCTCACCCCCGCCCAAAAGGAAGCCCGCTGCGCCTGGGCCGGCGGCTCCAAGAACCTCTGCCTTGCCCCCGGAGACCGTGTAGTCATCCTCGAGGGCCCCTACAAGGGCAAGATCGTCCCCATCAAGACCATCCGAACCAACACCATGGTCCTCGAGATGGAGGACGAGCTCAAG ACCAACGTCAAAATCCCCGAATACCTCCGCGAACCCGGCTCCTCCCCAGTAGAACCAATCGCCATGGCCGTCCCCATCTCAGCCGTCCGCCTCGtctaccccctcccccaccccgaCTCCGGCCACGTCCGCGACGTCATCGTCCGCGAGCTCAAACCCATCAACATCTCCTACGACCGTCCCACCCGCcgcaccctcttctcccgccTCGTCCCCGGCCTCAACGTCACCATCCCCTGGCCCGCCGTCCCCCCCGTCAAGCACATCGACCACCCAATCGACACCCTCCGCATCGACGTCGAGGAACGCACCTacatccccaccctcctgcGTCCCCCAATGCCAGAGGTGGTCATTGACGAGCTCCGCAACCGCTACAGCAAGTTCCGCACGAGGCACACGGAGGAGTACATCGCCAAGATTCAGGCCcaggaggacgagaagaaggccaggaGGAAGAGCGTCGACACGATGTTGCAGCCGGTGCAGGAGTACAACAGGAAGCTGAGGGAGCTGAGACGGGAGAGGGGCCAGCCGGTGCTGACGGAtgagatgttggagaagattgGCAGGGTTATTGCCAAGAATCAGGCGCTGAGGAAGAgcggtgggttggtgagcgCGCAGTTggagcagaggaagaagcaggacgaggagttgaggaaggcggtggagagtTTATCGAtagagggcggcgaggggaTAGCGCCGGTGGACCAACCAAAGGTGTAG
- the RHO1 gene encoding GTP-binding protein Rho1 (EggNog:ENOG503NV4I; COG:U): protein MAAELRRKLVIVGDGACGKTCLLIVFSKGTFPEVYVPTVFENYVADVEVDGKHVELALWDTAGQEDYDRLRPLSYPDSHVILICFAIDSPDSLDNVGEKWCSEVHHFCPDVPKILVGCKKDLRFDQKTIEELRKTSQQPVSPEQGQQVATNIKATKYLECSAKTNEGVREVFEFATRAALMKKSSKKKGKCVIA from the exons ATGGCCGCCGAGCTTCGCCGGAAGTTGGTTATCGTCGGTGACGGTGCCTGCGGAAAGACGTGCTTGTTGAT TGTTTTCTCCAAGGGTACCTTCCCAGAG GTCTATGTCCCTACCGTCTTCGAAAACTACGTTGCCgatgtcgaggttgatggaaagCACGTCGAGCTCGCCCTTTGGGATACGGCTGGCCAAGAGGATTACGACCGTCTCCGCCCTCTCTCTTACCCCGACTCCCACGTCATCTTGATCTGCTTCGCCATCGACTCGCCCGATTCCCTCGACAACGTTGGCGAGAAG TGGTGCTCCGAGGTACACCATTTCTGTCCCGATGTTCCCAAGATCCTTGTTGGTTGCAAGAAGGATCTCCGTTTCGACCAGAAGACCATCGAGGAGCTCCGCAAGACCAGCCAACAGCCCGTGTCTCCTGAACAG GGTCAACAAGTTGCCACCAATATCAAGGCCACCAAGTATCTCGAGTGCTCCGCCAAGACCAACGAGGGTGTCCGGGAAGTGTTCGAGTTCGCGACGCGGGCCgcgttgatgaagaagtcatcaaagaagaagggcaagtgCGTCATCGCCTAA
- a CDS encoding hypothetical protein (COG:E; EggNog:ENOG503NV5G), giving the protein MSRIRRDIPEGERAPAQEENIGLLSSHDASQEPQRRPSPIHSNSTSSSKSSSRERPPGGLSIHPPGPRTPRTPNRVRFDLTPTFVPEEARQFPAVPPKPTPTNEDTHHHARASFDYSESDTFNLDDDDYLSSSSTARRGHQRVPLLSDITAPSIAVASDRSLFGDHADAEDWHASEASRPKSNLSSAFMNMANSIIGAGIIGQPYAFKSAGLLSGTLLLVVLTVVVDWTICLIVINSKLSGASSFQGTVEKCFGKPGLIAISVAQWAFAFGGMVAFGVIVGDSIPNVMKAIWPDLAGGRIGSWLVDRRVVIVVFTLGVSWPLALYRDIAKLAKASTFALVSMGVIVLTVVVQVGFVEVEERGEVKGWEGWVLGDGIWSAIGVISFAFVCHHNSLLIYGSLEKPTIDRFSKVTHYSTAISMFACLLMALAGFLTFGDKTQGNVLNNFPADNTMVNIARLCFGLNMLTTLPLEAFVCREVMLNYYFPGDPFNLALHLIFTSSLVFSAMTLSLLTCDLGTVFDLVGGTSAAAMAYILPPLCYIRLTKKSWRTWVAWGVVGFGGVVMGMSMVQALGKMISGMFLFFFF; this is encoded by the exons ATGTCGAGAATACGAAGGGACATCCCTGAAGGAGAAAGGGCCCCAGCCCAAGAAGAGAACATCggtctcctctcctcccacgaCGCCTCCCAAGAACCACAACgacgcccctcccccatccacagcaacagcacctcCTCGagcaaatcctcctcccgcgAACGACCCCCAGGCGGGCTATCTATCCACCCGCCCGGCCCACGAACACCACGCACACCAAACCGAGTCCGCTTCGACCTCACACCCACGTTCGTCCCAGAGGAAGCCAGGCAATTCCCCGCCgtccctcccaaacccacccccacaaaCGAggacacccaccaccacgccaGAGCGTCGTTCGATTACTCCGAATCAGACACCTTCAAccttgacgacgatgattacctatcctcctcctccaccgcccgccGAGGCCACCAGCGCGTCCCTCTGCTATCAGATatcaccgccccctccatAGCCGTCGCATCCGACCGCTCCCTATTCGGCGACCACGCCGACGCAGAAGACTGGCACGCCTCGGAAGCATCCCGCCCCAAATCAAACCTGTCGTCAGCGTTCATGAACATGGCCAACAGCATCATCGGCGCGGGCATCATTGGCCAACCGTACGCCTTCAAGTCGGCCGGTCTCCTGTCTGGCACGTTGCTCCTCGTGGTCCTcaccgtggtggtggactggACGATCTgcctcatcgtcatcaactCCAAGCTCTCGGGGGCGTCGTCGTTTCAGGGCACGGTGGAGAAGTGTTTTGGCAAGCCGGGTTTGATCGCCATCAGCGTGGCGCAGTGGGCGTTTGCgtttggggggatggtggcgtTTGGGGTTATTGTGGGGGATTCGATACCGAATGTTATGAAGGCGATATGGCCGGATTTGGCTGGAGGGAGAATAGGGAGCTGGCTGGTGGAtaggagggtggtgattgtggtTTTTACGCTGGGGGTGAGCTGGCCGCTGGCGTTGTATAGGGACATTGCCAAGCTGGCAAAGGCGAGCACGTTTGCGCTGGTGAGCATGGGGGTTATTGTtctgacggtggtggtgcaggtcgggtttgtggaggtggaggagaggggggaggtgaaggggtgggaggggtgggtgctGGGGGATGGGATTTGGAGTGCGATTGGGGTTATCAGTTTTG CATTTGTTTGCCATCACAACTCGTTGCTCATCTACGGCTCCCTCGAAAAACCGACCATCGATAGGTTCTCCAAGGTGACGCACTACAGTACGGCAATCAGCATGTTTGCCTGCCTCCTCATGGCCCTCGCAGGGTTTTTGACGTTTGGGGACAAGACCCAGGGCAACGTCCTCAACAATTTTCCCGCGGACAACACCATGGTCAACATCGCGAGGTTGTGCTTCGGACTCAACATGCTCAccactcttcctcttgaaGCCTTCGTCTGCAGGGAGGTGATGCTCAACTACTACTTCCCGGGAGATCCGttcaacctcgcccttcACTTAATATTTACGTCAAGCTTGGTTTTCAGCGCCATGACGCTGAGCCTGTTGACTTGTGACTTGGGAACAGTGTTTGATCTTGTGGGGGGGACGAGcgcggcggcgatggcgtATATCTTGCCGCCGTTGTGTTATATTAGGCtgacgaagaagagctggaggacgTGGGTGGcctggggggtggtggggtttggaggggtggtgatggggatgagtaTGGTGCAGGCATTGGGCAAGATGATTAGTGGTATgttcttatttttttttttttga
- a CDS encoding hypothetical protein (COG:O; MEROPS:MER0078983; EggNog:ENOG503NV4S), producing MLRPTSFLTKLALWVAAANAFVVFIPDDQCDPTGHCGPFTKTTRKHGGHSARSNGGEVVTFPLIARPRQVLDDESEPFDRVAVAIARVAQKFGGPPAVRARSQKDDKNYVPGNQYPISHPIKSTSEGSTGIYQYGPDFSYFIRVELGSQKTPLYMLLDTGAGNTWVMGTDCTEYACRLHDRFDTATSTSWKPNQADDFFINYGTGNVTGVVGWDNMVLAGKTVNVQFGVANHTAEELRHYAFDGILGLGMGHSVTGSFFKEVRQQNALKPIVAISMNRDSDGVNDGQATFGGIDPAKHVGEIKYADVTTEHKAKGEWVIPIEGFSFDGKQAKLNSTKAIIDTGTTYIFGSPPDVAELFKLVPGAKLDEKPAYTEYIVPCDTKTAFKVTFGGVAYEIPAKDWVAQVEDDKCLSRIYGYIDLPSFRPGEWIMGDVFLKNVYSVFDADNGNMRIGFANKAAPPKPTSTGNTGAVATGEDGRPVVPGSTGSATGETSAETVTPKTVSGGSKVGGVAFTLAWALVSWAMMAV from the exons ATGTTGAGGCCGACGTCTTTTCTTACAAAGCTCGCACTTTGGGTTGCCGCTGCCAACGCCTTTGTTGTGTTCATTCCCGACGACCAATGCGATCCTACCGGCCATTGTGGTCCTTTCACCAAGACGACGCGGAAGCATGGCGGCCACTCGGCGAGGTCCAATGGCGGCGAGGTGGTCACGTTCCCTTTGATTGCAAGGCCAAGACAAGTT CTTGACGATGAGTCTGAACCTTTTGACCGTGTAGCAGTGGCTATTGCCCGTGTCGCCCAGAAGTTCGGAGGACCGCCTGCAGTGCGTGCCCGAAGTCAGAAAGACGACAAGAACTACGTGCCAGGGAACCAGTACCCTATTTCCCACCCCATCAAGTCGACATCAGAGGGCAGCACCGGCATCTATCAATACGGGCCCGACTTTTCTTACTTTATCAGGGTCGAGCTCGGCTCCCAGAAGACGCCATTGTATATGCTTTTGGACACCGGTGCGGGCAACACTTGGGTCATGGGAACCGACTGCACGGAATATGCCTGCCGCCTTCACGATAGATTCGACACGGCAACATCAACGTCTTGGAAGCCCAATCAAGCTGATGACTTCTTCATCAACTATGGCACAGGTAATGTCACAGGTGTTGTGGGATGGGATAACATGGTGTTGGCGGGGAAGACTGTCAATGTTCAATTTGGTGTGGCCAACCATACTGCAGAAGAACTGCGACATTATGCCTTTGATGGCATTCTGGGTCTGGGGATGGGCCACTCTGTCACTGGGAGTTTTTTTAAGGAGGTCAGGCAACAGAACGCCCTCAAGCCGATCGTTGCCATCAGCATGAACAGAGATTCGGACGGCGTGAACGACGGCCAGGCCACTTTCGGCGGCATTGACCCGGCCAAGCATGTCGGCGAGATCAAGTACGCCGACGTCACGACGGAGCACAAGGCGAAGGGCGAGTGGGTCATTCCCATCGAGGGTTTTTCGTTCGACGGAAAACAGGCCAAACTCAACTCTACAAAAGCTATCATCGACACCGGAACAACATACATCTTTGGGTCGCCGCCCGACGTCGCGGAGCTCTTCAAGCTCGTTCCCGGGGCCAAACTAGATGAGAAGCCGGCCTACACCGAGTATATCGTCCCCTGCGATACCAAAACGGCATTCAAAGTTACTTTTGGAGGTGTCGCATATGAGATTCCAGCCAAGGACTGGGTGGCCCAAGTCGAAGATGACAAGTGTCTCAGCCGTATCTATGGCTATATCGATCTACCTAGTTTTCGGCCTGGCGAATGGATTATGGGGGATGTTTTCCTCAAGAATGTTTATTCTGTGTTCGATGCCGACAACGGCAACATGCGAATAGGCTTTGCAAACAAGGCAGCCCCGCCCAAGCCGACGAGCACGGGCAACACAGGTGCTGTGGCGACTGGCGAAGATGGTCGACCTGTCGTACCTGGATCTACCGGGAGCGCAACTGGCGAGACAAGTGCTGAGACGGTAACCCCAAAGACGGTCTCTGGTGGCAGCAAAGTAGGAGGTGTCGCGTTTACCTTGGCCTGGGCTCTGGTCTCTTgggccatgatggcggtgtgA
- a CDS encoding hypothetical protein (EggNog:ENOG503P259), whose protein sequence is MSRAIDPKTATNLNSVNLQQVYEELTQTLTLPSSPSTTLLEIEILKEFHFPPGQTILKDNNFIAISKLALVQSFLFARTRLRAYQTDPSLFSSDDISSATFTILLFDPEHLTAANTRKRLLQSELQRQNSDHRTVLEQEKRTVDSLLTSRLHRHTKSPVLWSHRRWLITQYAKYGLSVEVTGDIERIVCVAGERHPRNYYAWCHARFLVNISNNNFNRGKLLEIVQTWCAQNHTDISGWSFLSFLLGRDKDAPEVIAKVLDLVESLRLSNESVWVFLPTLAAAGVMTEEAYSRFLKIQKELLEMETTAVADKAVLRRAVEWCETYRSPSADSTRLMRQLRYGWKKPLF, encoded by the coding sequence ATGTCCCGAGCCATAGACCCAAAAACAGCCACAAACCTCAACTCCGTCAACCTACAACAAGTATACGAAGAACTAACGcaaaccctcaccctcccctcctccccatccaccaccctcctcgaaaTCGAAATCCTCAAAGAGTTCCACTTCCCCCCCGgccaaaccatcctcaaAGACAACAACTTCATCGCAATCTCCAAACTCGCCCTAGTCcaatccttcctcttcgcccGAACCCGTCTCAGAGCCTACCAAaccgacccctccctcttcagctCAGACGACATATCCTCCGCCACattcaccatcctcctcttcgacCCCGAGCACctcacagcagccaacaccagAAAACGACTTCTCCAGTCAGAATTGCAAAGGCAAAACTCTGACCATAGAACGGTGTTGGAACAAGAAAAGAGGACGGTAGACAGTCTCCTCACAAGCAGACTACACCGACACACCAAATCCCCCGTGTTATGGAGTCATCGGCGGTGGCTCATCACCCAGTACGCAAAGTATGGTCTGTCAGTTGAAGTCACGGGTGATATCGAGAGGATTGTCTGCGTGGCTGGGGAGAGACATCCCCGGAACTACTACGCTTGGTGTCACGCCAGGTTTTTGgtcaacatcagcaacaacaacttcaaccGTGGGAAGCTGTTGGAAATAGTCCAGACTTGGTGCGCTCAGAATCACACCGACATATCAGGGTGGTCATTCCTGTcttttctcctcggccgtgACAAGGACGCACCGGAGGTGATAGCCAAGGTGTTGGATCTGGTCGAATCTCTCCGGTTGTCAAACGAGTCTGTCTGGGTGTTTTTGCCGACTTTGGCAGCGGCGGGTGTCATGACGGAGGAGGCTTATTCCAGGTTTTTGAAGATTCAAAAGGAGCTGCTGGAGATGGAGACGACGGCGGTGGCAGACAAggcggtgttgaggagggcggtggagtgGTGTGAGACATATCGGAGTCCATCAGCAGACAGTACGCGGCTGATGAGACAGTTACGTTACGGATGGAAAAAGCCATTGTTTTAG
- the GET1 gene encoding GET complex subunit get1 (EggNog:ENOG503P1QW; COG:U) — protein MPSLLLIIFITELVVQLVNTLGATTINDLLWRIYLTLPTPLSLEFAQQRKKQKEYLAVRHELKATSSQDEFAKWAKLRRQHDKLLEDLEKKKASLEAARTKFDRTLTTTRTVSTRGVQWFLPFWYSKEPMFWLPYGWFPYYVEWFASFPRAPMGSVSIVVWQWACTAVIALMIEAATAALVYVAAKQSQKVRQPVPAQSEKKDS, from the exons ATGCCATCTCTACTACTCATCATATTCATCACCGAGCTGGTTGTCCAGCTGGTCAACACCCTCGGcgcaaccaccatcaacgaTTTG CTATGGAGGATATACCTTACCCTACCGACACCGCTCTCGTTAGAGTTCGCACAACAGCgcaagaagcaaaaagaaTACCTCGCCGTTCGACATGAGCTGAAGGCGACGAGCAGTCAAGACGAGTTTGCCAAGTGGGCGAAACTCAGGCGCCAGCATGACAAGCTGTTGGAGGatcttgagaagaaga AGGCTTCGCTCGAGGCAGCCCGCACCAAGTTCGATCGAACCCTCACGACCACCCGCACGGTCTCGACCCGCGGCGTACAGTGGTTCCTCCCCTTCTGGTACAGCAAGGAGCCCATGTTCTGGCTCCCCTACGGCTGGTTCCCCTACTACGTCGAATGGTTCGCCTCTTTCCCCCGTGCGCCAATGGGTAGCGTCAGCATTGTGGTTTGGCAATGGGCTTGCACCGCCGTGATCGCTCTGATGATTGAGGCGGCCACAGCAGCTTTGGTGTATGTTGCTGCGAAGCAGTCACAAAAGGTCAGGCAGCCTGTGCCAGCGCAGTCGGAAAAGAAAGATTCATGA